AACATTGGGAGTGCATAGTGGGTAATATTAAAAAATCTTATATATGTAGTATTTTAGGTTTTATTTGAACGCAGTACAATGCGTAGTTGAAAATATGTAATAAGGAAAGCTCGAGGTGAGGTATGGACAGAATAGCGAATATTAGAACAGAAGAGAAGAAATATCATGACATGTGTTACGATAGTTACAATTTGTTTGAGCCAGGCTCCTGGCTACACAGACCCGTAAAGACGGTAATCGATCTTTTAGAAGAATACAGAGATCAAGAATACTTAAGTGTATTAGATTTAGGAGCTGGGATTGGTAGGAATAGTATACCCATTGCGGAATCCATGAAAAATAGAAATGGGAAGGTAGTTTGTGTTGATTTATTGGAGTCGGCGATTGAAAAATTGGAAGGTTATAGTCGGAAATTTGGAGTCGAACCATTTATTGTGACAAGATTATCTGACATTGAACATTTCATTATCGATCAAGGGGAATATGAAATTATCTTAGCAGTGTCAGCCTTGGAACATGTAAGTTCCGAAAAAGCACTCGAAAAAAAACTTAGTGAAATGATTTCTGGAACAAAAACAAATGGGACCAATTGTATTATTATCGGATCGAACATACAAGAGGTAAACCTTGAAAATGGACAAGAACTAGACCCGATGTTTGAAGTGAATATATCTAGAGAAAGAATGATGGAATTATTAGATCATCAGTACACTGGATGGGAAGTTAAACAAAGATTTGTAAAACAATTAGAATTTGAAATTGATAGAAAAGGACAACCCGTAAAACTGACAACAGATTGTATAACCTTTGTAGCTAAGAAAGTATAATAAACACTAGGAGATTGTATTGTTATGCCTTTCACTTTTGCTCATCCTATTTTTGCACTTCCTTTTAAATATGTGAAACCAAAATACTTTAGTGCTACCGGCTTGATTCTAGGAAGCATGTCGCCTGATTTTGAATATTTTATTATGCTTGAGCCCTATCAAAGTATAGGGCATTCAATAACAGGATTATTTCTACAGGCAATTCCCCTATGTGTGATCCTTGCACTAATTTTCCATTCTATAGTTAAGGAGATACTAGTATTGCATCTTCCTTCGAACTATAATATTGATCAACGAGCTTACAATACCTTGAGCAGGTGGAGATTGACCACTAAGGGCTGGATAGTATTCATCATATCTGTGGTTATTGGTTTCTTTACTCACGTGTTCATCGATGGATTTACACATTTTAATGGTTACTTTGTAGAACAAGTTCCCTTATTAAGGGATATAGTGATTAATAATTTCCCTCTTTACAAAATATTGCAGCATTCTTTTTCGGCTTTCGGATTACTCATGCTAGCATGGATAATAATTAGTTCTTTGTATCGACACAATGAAACGGGAACGACAATACCGACAGTATCAACAAAACAAAAAAATATTTTCTGGACATCAGTAGTTATTGTAGCGGTAGCTTTAACGAGTATGAAGTTACTTTTAAGCTCGAGTAAGAATATAATCGGTATTCTAGTAGTTTCGCCTATTACAGGGGCATGCTTAGGAGTATTGCTTGTATCGATCATAATAAGAGGTTTAAAAAAGATAAAACAATTTTAATTCGTTAAATAAATTACGAGTACGAGCCAAATGTATTCGAAAAACCGAATACAATGTGCCGATGGTAACGTAAACGAGCCAAATGTATGCGAAAAACCGAATACAATGTGCTGCCGGTAACGTAAACGAGTCGAATGTATGCGAAAAACCGAATACAATGTGCTGCCGGTAACGTAAACGAGTCGAATGTATACGAAAAACCGAATACAATGTGCCGCCGGTGACGTAAACGAGCCAAATGTATGTGAAAAACCGAATACAATGTGCTGCAGGTAAGGTAAACGAGCCAGCGCTGTTATTCACCCCAAATCACCCGGAAATGGGCTTGTTATTAGGGAATACGTGTAACACGGTCCGTAAGCGGAACCTCACTACGAAGGTGTATATGGATACGAGTATGGAATTACGGATGTACTCAGCTTGTAACTCTACCTCCAAGGACGCCGTCAGGCGTTTTTTTTGTTATTATTTGAAAAATGGTTGAGAAATACATAGTTAATAGAATGAACTTTACTTATAATAATAACTTAGCGTATTTTTCCAGTGTTTGATTAAAACTTTAGATTTGTTCATTTAGTAACACTAGGCTGAAAGGAAGTTATCCCTTGTTTGAGACTTTGCTTTTGAATTTTTTGTTTATATTATTTCCAATCTTAATGTTTCTAATTTTCTTTGAGAATCGAGCTTTTGCCTACAATAGTAAGATACTAGTCCTACTGTCGGCAGTGACTATGTGTCTATGTATAGCTAAACCGTTTAAACTCGATATTGGCTTTATTTTTGATTTGAGATATGTCCCATTTATTATTGTGGCTCTTTTTGGTGGATATAAGAACGTTCTACCACTATATATCCTTTTAAATATCTATCGATTCTATGTGGGTGGAGAGGGTACGTTTCAATCATTTCTTTTTGCTACATCAATCCTGATCCTGGTCCCTCTATATAGTAAAAGGTTCATAAAACTAGATTCGAAAGGTCGCGTCATCGCGGCAACGATAATTTCTTTTCTGACGATGGGACTTTACCTAGTTACATTAGGTTTTACACAGGGGACGTTAAATAGGGAATTTTGGTTTCTCACTTTAAATGCCTTTACGACGCATGTCGGAGTGATGAGTATCAATATGATTTTAATAGAAAAGATTATCACCAATATTAAGAATCGCGATCGAATTATGCAATCGGAAAGATTAAATGTCGTTAGCGAGTTAGCGGCTAGCGTATCACATGAAATAAGAAATCCACTTACTGTAACCAGCGGTTTTTTGCAGCTACTAAATAAATCCAAGACGATCAGCCCAGAGGAGAAACAATACGTAGAGCTATCTTTATTAGAACTACAGAGGGCAGAAAAAATCGTGAGTGACTATCTCTCATTTGCCAAGCCACAATCCGAAAATATGGTTTATTCTAACATGTGGGCGGAGTCAGAATATACTAAAAATATCATCATGCCTTATGCCACGATGCATAAAGTAGATGTGCAATTTAGTTTTAATAATTCGCTTAATAAAAGTTATGATCGGAACCAGATTCAGCAATGTTTAATTAATCTATATAAAAACGGAATTGAAGCTATGAAGGATAAGGATGGCGGTACGCTGTTCATTGATATTTCGGAAAAAAAGCAAAATATTATCATCAGTATTCGAGATACTGGAATTGGAATGACAAAGGAAGAAATAACGCGTCTGGGTAAGCCGTATTATTCTACAAAAGAAGAGGGCACAGGACTTGGGATGCTAATGGTCTATAGTACCGTCAATAAAGTAAAAGGCATTATTGAAGTCGATAGTGAAAAAGGCAAAGGAACAACGTTTCTAATCACCATCCCTACTTAAGCGAAAACATGCCACGAGCCTATGTGAATCCATTTTTATAACTATAGGTGTCAAACTGAATATCAGGACTATTTATGAAAAGAATTTAGAATTATGTACGAAAACATAGACAGCGGACAGCTCATGTCCACTGTCTTTTTTTGATTACAATTAATAAACTTTAATACGCTTCACAAATAACGATAAAATCAATCCGATACCTGCAATTGCTGCGATAAATAAGTATGCATGTGTAATTCCAGCGGTTAAAATTTCAGGCTGTGCAGCGGCTGGATGTGTGTTAGCGTATCGTGTTTGCCCGCTAGACATTAGCGTAACAGCGAAAGTTGTACCAAGAGCACCTGCTATTTGCTGAAGCGTATTCATGACAGCAGCGCCATCCGGATAGTATTTCACGGGTAACTGATTTAAGCCATTGGTTTGTGCGGGCATAATGACCATTGCTAATCCGATAAACATAGCACAGTGTATTAAAATAAAGGTCAGGT
This window of the Paenibacillus sp. FSL R10-2734 genome carries:
- a CDS encoding class I SAM-dependent methyltransferase, whose product is MDRIANIRTEEKKYHDMCYDSYNLFEPGSWLHRPVKTVIDLLEEYRDQEYLSVLDLGAGIGRNSIPIAESMKNRNGKVVCVDLLESAIEKLEGYSRKFGVEPFIVTRLSDIEHFIIDQGEYEIILAVSALEHVSSEKALEKKLSEMISGTKTNGTNCIIIGSNIQEVNLENGQELDPMFEVNISRERMMELLDHQYTGWEVKQRFVKQLEFEIDRKGQPVKLTTDCITFVAKKV
- a CDS encoding DUF4184 family protein → MPFTFAHPIFALPFKYVKPKYFSATGLILGSMSPDFEYFIMLEPYQSIGHSITGLFLQAIPLCVILALIFHSIVKEILVLHLPSNYNIDQRAYNTLSRWRLTTKGWIVFIISVVIGFFTHVFIDGFTHFNGYFVEQVPLLRDIVINNFPLYKILQHSFSAFGLLMLAWIIISSLYRHNETGTTIPTVSTKQKNIFWTSVVIVAVALTSMKLLLSSSKNIIGILVVSPITGACLGVLLVSIIIRGLKKIKQF
- a CDS encoding ATP-binding protein — protein: MFETLLLNFLFILFPILMFLIFFENRAFAYNSKILVLLSAVTMCLCIAKPFKLDIGFIFDLRYVPFIIVALFGGYKNVLPLYILLNIYRFYVGGEGTFQSFLFATSILILVPLYSKRFIKLDSKGRVIAATIISFLTMGLYLVTLGFTQGTLNREFWFLTLNAFTTHVGVMSINMILIEKIITNIKNRDRIMQSERLNVVSELAASVSHEIRNPLTVTSGFLQLLNKSKTISPEEKQYVELSLLELQRAEKIVSDYLSFAKPQSENMVYSNMWAESEYTKNIIMPYATMHKVDVQFSFNNSLNKSYDRNQIQQCLINLYKNGIEAMKDKDGGTLFIDISEKKQNIIISIRDTGIGMTKEEITRLGKPYYSTKEEGTGLGMLMVYSTVNKVKGIIEVDSEKGKGTTFLITIPT